A genome region from Microplitis demolitor isolate Queensland-Clemson2020A chromosome 1, iyMicDemo2.1a, whole genome shotgun sequence includes the following:
- the LOC103569597 gene encoding SET and MYND domain-containing protein 4 — protein MQWQSLLESINRKVITPSLTREVDNNRNENKIISLIGSDSTINELIISWLEKQNKMKITKCTDQAKRLKDKGNLFFKEKNYIASIESYTESAKYADFNNGDYSIALANRSAAFFFMSKYEQCLEDIAVVIESNYPKKLKYKLHLRATQCYIKLHKFHQATKELSEAEKLIINNEDISKSSRENLMTQIDNLSSQITEELKNNSEDILNEEKIINNNNINYNNSKYLINPNELLVPNINFPSASFKLTRKHSPTRGRHIVANEDIKKGDVLFVEKPFAFVPLDNATSDILCTHCCGLIIDSAIPCRSCSSVLYCCRECWMKSWSYHQWECSGYQFEIWKQIGIAHLALKSLLISVETDDITRFNDVEELVTNIDKLNPEDLILYSVTALMLTLYLKKYTNFFDAIDMKKCLIDKFKTENLSFPLDNSSEESQKLFISCIILRHMLQLIANGHAITRLNLTTAEGADVFEEQQQRIAVGIYPSASMMNHSCDPTIITTFSNDYLIVKAIKDVLTGEEVFNCYGPHFRRMPFDERQKSLKDQYRFDCKCKPCTDPTLKQFLDRFDAVQCPKCSGPLEKSTTHLSRCLDCNVSSKIDIKVQTELKTANDLFASAQDYLQIGKNKDAIDYLKHCLNIRQKWLYKYHDDIAITLDTLAKVNIMMGNWLDSMPYLEKSLTVIEIKFGNESIEVANEINKITDVSLQYLQHNNDKFKSSIYKDTLKNSQDLIDRGEKIMNIIAGPWNEVYQELINKKNELLRLQCHE, from the exons aTGCAGTGGCAGTCATTGCTTGAAAGTATCAATCGTAAAGTAATAACACCTAGTCTAACTCGAGAAGTTGATAATAAtaggaatgaaaataaaataatatcattaattgGGTCTGACTCAACAATAAA TGAACTAATAATATCATGGCTtgagaaacaaaataaaatgaaaataacaaaatgtaCTGATCAAGCTAAACGTTTGAAGGAtaaaggtaatttatttttcaaagaaaaaaattacatagcGAGTATTGAATCTTATACAGAGAGTGCTAAATATGCAGACTTTAATAATGGCGATTATTCAATTGCTCTCGCTAATCGATCAGctgcattttttttcatgagtaAGTACgaa CAATGTTTGGAAGATATTGCGGTAGTGATTGAATCGAATTAtccaaaaaagttaaaatataaattgcacTTAAGAGCCACTCaatgttatattaaattacataagtTCCATCAAGCCACTAAAGAACTTTCTGAAgctgaaaaattgattataaataacgaAGACATTTCAAAGAGCTCTAgag aaaatttaatgacgcaaattgataatttatcgtCTCAAATTACTGaggagttgaaaaataattctgaggatattttaaatgaagaaaaaataataaataataataatattaattataataatagtaaatatttaattaatccaaATGAATTACTTGTAccgaatattaattttccatCCGCTTCGTTTAAATTAACTCGTAAGCATTCGCCGACAAGAGGAAGACATATCGTAGCTAatgaagatataaaaaaaggaGACGTTCTTTTTGTAGAAAAGCCGTTTGCTTTTGTTCCATTGGATAATGCAACCTCTGATATTCTATGTACCCATTGCTGTGGTTTAATAATTGACTCAGCCATTCC GTGCAGAAGCTGTTCGAGTGTTTTGTACTGCTGCCGTGAATGCTGGATGAAATCGTGGTCGTATCATCAGTGGGAATGCTCTGGATATCAATTTGAAATATGGAAACAAATTGGAATAGCTCATTTAgcattaaaatcattattaatatccGTTGAAACGGATGATATTACTAGATTTAACGACGTAGAAGAGCTGGTTactaatattgataaattaaaccCAGAGGATTTAATATTGTACAGTGTT ACAGCTTTGATGTTAACTCTCTACCTAAAGAAATACACAAATTTCTTCGATGCCATTGAcatgaaaaaatgtttgattgataaatttaagacTGAAAATCTCAGTTTTCCTCTTGACAATTCAAGTGAAGAAAgtcagaaattatttattagttgtaTAATTTTGCGGCATATGCTACAGTTGATTGCCAACGGTCACGCGATCACGCGACTTAATTTAACAACCGCTGAAGGAGCTGATGTATTCGAAGAACAGCAGCAAAGAATTGCAGTTGGAATTTATCCGTCAGCTAGTATGATGAATCATTCTTGTGATCCTACTATAATTACAAC cTTTTCAAATGATTATCTCATTGTTAAAGCAATCAAGGACGTTCTTACCGGCGAAGAAGTATTTAATTGTTAcg gtCCTCATTTTCGACGAATGCCTTTTGATGAACGTCAAAAATCTTTGAAAGACCAGTATCGTTTTGATTGTAAATGTAAGCCTTGTACTGATCCTACTCTTAAACAATTTTTG GATCGATTTGATGCTGTTCAATGTCCAAAATGTAGTGGACCATTGGAAAAATCTACAACCCATTTATCTCGTTGTTTAGACTGCAATGTGTCTAGTAAAATAGACATCAAAGTACAGACAGAATTAAAAACAGCAAATGATCTGTTTGCATCAGCCCAGGATTATTTACAGataggaaaaaataaagatgcaattgattatttaaaacattgtttaaatattcgaCAAAAATggttatataaatatcatgaTGACATAGCAATAACACTTGATACTTTAGCAAAAGTTAATATAATGATGGGTAATTGGTTAGACTCGATGCCATATCTTGAAAAAAGTCTCActgttattgaaataaaatttggaaatgAAAGTATTGAAGTCGCTAATGAAATTAACAAGATCACAGATGTCAGTTTACAATATTTGCAACATAAtaatgacaagtttaaatcttcaatttacaa ggatactttaaaaaatagtcagGATCTCATTGATCGgggagaaaaaataatgaatataattgcTGGTCCTTGGAATGAAGTCTATCAGGAAttgattaacaaaaaaaatgagttattAAGGTTACAATGTCATgaataa